The Patescibacteria group bacterium genome segment TAAGACCGTGGCGGTAAAATCGCCCGAACGACTGACAAGGGAGGCATCATCTCGTGAGGGAAATGTCTAAGATACAGTCTAATCCTCTCGTATATGGCGATAATATCTAAGGAGAGGTATAAATGAAGGAGTAGGTCAGCAGTTCAAGTCTGCTCGTGGGCTCCAGCCTACGCTACATTTAGTAGCTTCGGCTGGTTGTACCAGCCATTATAAATAGAACAAAAGCGTAGGCTGTCCTTCGTAGCGCTATCTATATTGGGAGAGACTAATGATCTATTCCCAATGAGATGAAACGCAGGATGGACATCGTCGCTTGGCTGTATCAATTTAAGCAACCCCTGAAGTATTATAATAGACAGTTATGAAGACTGCTGTTTTTGCCACACCTCTAGCCGATCGGATGCGCCCAGCCACGCTGGAGGGGTTTTTTGGTCAGGAAGAATTAGTCGGGGATAAATCTTTTTTGCGGGAAGCTATTAAAGCCGACAATGTGCCATCAATGATTCTCTGGGGCCCGCCGGGGAGTGGCAAAACTACTTTGGCGTATATTATCTCTCAACAAACTCATGCCGAGTTTGTAAAATTATCAGCAGTTAATAGTGGCCTAAAAGATCTTCGGTTTATTTTTGAACAAGCTGAATACAATCAGCGTCTAGGTAAAAAGACCATTTTGTTTATTGACGAAATTCATCGCTGGAATAAAGCCCAGCAAGATGCATTATTGCCGTATGTCGAAAAAGGTACAGTAACTCTAATTGGTGCGACCACCGAAAATCCTAGTTTCGAAATTAATTCAGCTTTGATTTCTCGCACCCGGGTGCTAGTGTTGCAAAAATTAGACAAGGAGGCCATTAAGCAAATTTTAAATCATGCCATTGCAGACAAAACTAAGGGTCTCGGTGATACTAAGATAGAAATTAATGATGACAGCTTGGATTTGATAGCTCGCTTAGCTAATGGTGATGCGCGCATGGCGTTAAATACTTTAGAAGTTTGTGCGGAGCAACATCAACCGATTACGCTTGAACTAGTCAAACAAGTCCTACAAAAAATGCACCTGATGTACGACAAGGACGGTGAAGAACATTACAATATTATTTCGGCTCTGCATAAATCGCTCCGAGGTGGGGATGCCCATGCTTCGCTGTATTGGCTGACTAGGATGCTGGAAGCGGGGGAAGACCCCTTGTATGTCGCTCGGCGACTGGTCAGGTTTGCCTCCGAAGATGTGGGACTGGCAGATAATTTTGCGGTGGTTTTAGCTAATAATGTGTTTGAAGTATGTCAAAAACTGGGGATGCCAGAATGCTCGGTCCATTTAACTCAATTAGTCATTTATTTAGCTAAAGCTAAGAAAAACATTGTGGCTTATCAGGCATATGGATTAGCTAAACGCGATGTGGAACAATTTGGTAATTTGCCAGTGCCACTTCATATCCGGAATGCGCCAACTAAATTAATGAAAGAACTCAATTACGGCAAAGATTATAAATACACTCCCATGGAAGGCCAAACCGATTTATCGTATTTGCCCGAAGAGCTCAAAGCCCGCAAATACTTCAAAGAATAACTCTCTTTTTCTGTCATCCTGAGCGAAGTCGAAGGATCTGTTGCTTTCCAAAGCAACCCAATTCTTTCGCTACCACTTTGCTCGCCTGCCTGCCGGTAGGCAGGTCCAAAGTGGTAGTGCCGTGTGGACGGCCAAGTCGTCGGGATTATTCAATGGCAAAATCTCTGGGTGTTAACAGGCCAAACTCCCCCTCACTAATTTGCTTTGGCATAATTAGTGAGGGGTCAAACATGGCCTCACCCACAGAGATTTTCCTCATTTCAGCACATCCCTCCTCCAATGGCTTAGCAGGAAAAATCTATTGAACTTCCACAGACATGAAATACAACGGTCGTTGTATTTCATGTCTTATGTAGAGTTTCAACGGCTCAACGCGTTGATCCGTTAAAAATCAGGTCTGGGAGCTGAAAACTCTTGACTGGGAGCGGATTTTGTGGTAAGTTAAAAGTATAAGGTGGAGTTGTTCCAAACAACTAAAT includes the following:
- a CDS encoding replication-associated recombination protein A, translating into MKTAVFATPLADRMRPATLEGFFGQEELVGDKSFLREAIKADNVPSMILWGPPGSGKTTLAYIISQQTHAEFVKLSAVNSGLKDLRFIFEQAEYNQRLGKKTILFIDEIHRWNKAQQDALLPYVEKGTVTLIGATTENPSFEINSALISRTRVLVLQKLDKEAIKQILNHAIADKTKGLGDTKIEINDDSLDLIARLANGDARMALNTLEVCAEQHQPITLELVKQVLQKMHLMYDKDGEEHYNIISALHKSLRGGDAHASLYWLTRMLEAGEDPLYVARRLVRFASEDVGLADNFAVVLANNVFEVCQKLGMPECSVHLTQLVIYLAKAKKNIVAYQAYGLAKRDVEQFGNLPVPLHIRNAPTKLMKELNYGKDYKYTPMEGQTDLSYLPEELKARKYFKE